Proteins co-encoded in one Nonlabens agnitus genomic window:
- a CDS encoding AAA family ATPase, which produces MEENNNPTPEDHNQNLPEPAQKQHVHQPEGEVSQETPAVETPATDDTNSDDLKFSSRVDLTELSSAVATIKEELRKVIIGQEEMIDLLIVSILANGHSLIEGVPGVAKTVTAKLLAKTMQVGFSRIQFTPDLMPSDILGTSVFSMKNNEFEFKQGPIFSNIILIDEINRAPAKTQAALFEAMAERQVTIDGKEYVMEKPFLVFATQNPVEQEGTYRLPEAQLDRFLFKINVSYPNLEEEIKILEGNHNRKNSDPESMIEGIMSAAQIVKHQETVKGIVVEDNLIKYIAEIVLNTRNNANLYLGASPRASIAIMNGSKAYAAIMGRDFVTPDDVKYIAKAVMRHRIILTPEREMEGFTADRSVAQILETIEIPR; this is translated from the coding sequence ATGGAAGAGAATAACAACCCAACACCAGAAGATCACAACCAGAATCTTCCAGAGCCAGCGCAAAAGCAGCATGTGCACCAGCCAGAAGGTGAAGTCTCACAAGAAACACCTGCTGTGGAAACACCTGCTACAGACGATACCAATAGCGACGATCTAAAGTTTAGCAGTCGTGTTGACCTCACAGAATTGTCCAGCGCTGTAGCAACGATTAAAGAAGAGCTGCGCAAGGTGATTATAGGTCAAGAAGAAATGATCGATTTGTTGATCGTCTCCATACTTGCAAACGGTCACTCGCTTATTGAAGGAGTTCCTGGTGTTGCCAAGACCGTGACTGCAAAGTTACTGGCCAAAACCATGCAGGTAGGATTCTCAAGAATTCAATTCACTCCAGATTTGATGCCTAGTGATATTCTGGGAACTTCAGTTTTTTCCATGAAAAACAATGAATTTGAGTTCAAGCAAGGTCCTATATTCTCTAATATCATTTTGATAGACGAGATCAACCGTGCTCCAGCTAAAACACAAGCCGCACTTTTTGAAGCGATGGCAGAGCGACAGGTCACTATTGATGGTAAGGAGTATGTGATGGAGAAACCGTTTTTGGTTTTTGCCACTCAAAACCCAGTGGAACAAGAAGGAACCTATAGATTGCCAGAAGCGCAGCTGGATCGATTCCTATTCAAGATCAATGTTTCATACCCTAATCTGGAAGAAGAAATCAAAATATTGGAAGGCAACCATAACCGCAAAAACTCAGATCCAGAATCCATGATTGAAGGCATCATGAGCGCTGCACAGATTGTAAAGCATCAAGAAACGGTGAAAGGTATTGTGGTTGAGGACAATTTGATCAAGTACATTGCAGAGATCGTATTAAACACGCGTAACAACGCCAACCTTTACCTAGGAGCTTCACCTAGAGCTTCTATAGCCATTATGAATGGCTCTAAAGCGTATGCAGCTATCATGGGACGTGATTTTGTTACTCCGGACGATGTGAAATACATCGCCAAGGCGGTAATGAGACACCGCATTATTCTTACTCCAGAACGTGAAATGGAAGGATTCACGGCAGATCGATCCGTTGCTCAAATTTTAGAAACCATCGAGATACCGCGATAG
- a CDS encoding DUF58 domain-containing protein produces MKNIYKALFLSKRFFQVLLALIVLFIVSFFFERLIDYLVIGFFILIGLLVVDLILIYGKSKGIKASRILPDKFSNGDENPVEVKAQNQYGFKTYLRIIDELPIQFQKRDFKIETELQSGAIQTMMYTARPTERGEFYFGSLNVFVKSGIGLIWRKYIFDHDAMVPNYPSFLQMRKYELMAFTNKLKDYGMKKIRRIGHTMEFEQIKDYILGDDVRNINWKATAKRNQLMINQFQDEKSQPVYSVIDKGRVMKMPFEELKLVDYAINATLVISNIALKKGDKAGMFSFSSRVYNQVMAQKRSSQMNLILETLYNLDTDFRESDFSRLYIDIKRKITQRSLLLLYTNFETLDALHRQLPYLQAIAKNHLLVVIFFENTELSIMLKEKAETTQEIFTKTIAEKFAYEKKLIVNELNKFGIQTILTKPQELTVNTINKYLEIKARGLL; encoded by the coding sequence GTGAAGAACATCTATAAAGCCCTATTCTTAAGCAAACGATTTTTCCAGGTATTACTTGCCTTAATTGTGCTATTCATTGTGTCGTTCTTCTTTGAACGACTCATTGACTATCTAGTTATAGGCTTTTTTATATTAATTGGTCTTCTCGTAGTAGACCTCATACTGATTTACGGCAAGAGTAAAGGCATTAAAGCCAGCAGGATTTTACCAGACAAGTTCTCTAATGGTGATGAGAACCCAGTTGAGGTAAAGGCCCAAAACCAATATGGTTTTAAGACGTATCTGCGCATTATTGATGAATTGCCTATTCAATTTCAAAAGCGAGATTTCAAAATTGAAACAGAACTCCAGTCTGGAGCCATACAAACTATGATGTACACGGCTAGACCTACTGAGCGTGGTGAGTTTTACTTTGGATCCCTAAATGTTTTCGTTAAGTCTGGAATAGGTTTGATCTGGCGCAAGTACATTTTTGACCATGATGCCATGGTACCCAATTATCCATCCTTTTTGCAAATGCGCAAATACGAGTTGATGGCGTTCACCAACAAGCTCAAGGATTATGGAATGAAGAAGATACGCCGCATAGGCCACACGATGGAGTTTGAACAAATCAAGGACTATATACTGGGTGATGATGTGCGTAATATCAACTGGAAGGCGACGGCTAAGCGCAACCAATTAATGATCAATCAATTCCAAGATGAGAAGTCGCAACCTGTGTATAGTGTGATTGATAAAGGTAGGGTGATGAAGATGCCTTTTGAAGAGTTGAAGTTGGTCGACTATGCGATTAATGCAACTTTGGTGATTTCTAACATTGCCCTTAAAAAAGGCGATAAGGCTGGAATGTTTAGTTTTTCTAGTAGGGTTTATAATCAAGTGATGGCGCAAAAGAGATCGTCACAAATGAATTTGATTTTAGAGACCTTGTACAACTTGGATACCGACTTTCGCGAAAGCGATTTCTCACGTCTCTACATTGACATCAAGCGAAAAATTACACAGCGCAGTTTATTGTTGCTCTACACCAATTTTGAAACGCTAGATGCTTTACACCGTCAATTACCCTATTTGCAGGCGATTGCAAAGAACCACTTGCTTGTGGTGATCTTTTTTGAAAACACAGAACTGTCCATCATGTTGAAGGAAAAAGCGGAAACGACCCAAGAGATTTTTACTAAAACGATCGCAGAGAAGTTTGCTTACGAAAAAAAGCTCATCGTTAATGAGCTTAATAAATTTGGGATTCAAACGATATTGACAAAGCCACAAGAACTTACCGTCAATACCATCAATAAATATCTAGAAATTAAGGCAAGAGGATTGTTGTAG
- a CDS encoding DUF4197 domain-containing protein yields the protein MKKIILLFVACMILSSCAELQSIASQLPQSGALSQADIGNGLRQALDKGVNQQVTKLSTRDGFFKNEAVKILLPQELQDVDSGLRKIGLGSVADEGLKLLNRAAEEATKEALPIFVDAVKDITFADAKNILLGNQRAATSYLESKTQQSLYDKLSPVIDKNLSEVGATKLWSDAITRYNSIPLLNDVNPDLRDYVTQKALEGVFTMIAQEEIQIRESVNARTTDLLRRVFALQD from the coding sequence ATGAAGAAAATCATCCTACTATTCGTTGCTTGCATGATCCTTTCCAGCTGTGCAGAACTTCAATCCATCGCCAGCCAGTTACCACAAAGCGGAGCGCTTTCACAAGCAGATATAGGAAACGGTTTAAGGCAGGCACTTGATAAAGGCGTCAATCAACAAGTGACCAAATTATCGACCAGAGATGGCTTTTTTAAGAATGAAGCCGTAAAGATATTGTTGCCGCAAGAATTACAGGATGTGGATAGCGGTCTGCGTAAAATCGGTTTAGGAAGCGTGGCAGATGAAGGTCTCAAACTATTGAATCGAGCTGCAGAAGAAGCGACTAAAGAAGCACTTCCCATTTTTGTGGATGCTGTAAAAGACATCACTTTTGCAGATGCCAAAAACATTTTGCTAGGCAATCAACGCGCCGCCACTAGTTATCTGGAATCAAAAACGCAGCAAAGCCTTTATGATAAACTCTCACCCGTAATTGATAAAAACCTAAGTGAAGTAGGCGCGACCAAATTATGGAGCGACGCCATTACACGATACAACTCGATCCCGTTGCTTAATGATGTCAATCCTGATTTGAGAGATTATGTGACTCAAAAGGCATTGGAAGGTGTTTTCACCATGATCGCACAAGAAGAAATTCAGATTCGTGAATCTGTCAACGCAAGAACTACAGATCTTCTTAGGCGTGTATTTGCGCTTCAAGACTAG
- a CDS encoding DUF6952 family protein: MKLPVIRHFQKGASKEQLETTLEVLEHFTEHRSVTDEEMDVVGELITNICGAIEVHNNVENGMSGIEAANAFAQKVMGSIDA; this comes from the coding sequence ATGAAGTTACCAGTAATTAGACACTTTCAAAAAGGAGCTAGCAAGGAGCAGTTGGAAACAACGCTTGAAGTACTAGAGCACTTTACAGAACATAGATCTGTGACCGATGAGGAAATGGATGTGGTAGGAGAATTGATCACTAACATTTGTGGAGCCATTGAAGTACACAACAATGTTGAGAATGGTATGAGTGGTATAGAAGCTGCTAATGCATTTGCACAAAAAGTGATGGGATCGATTGATGCCTAG
- a CDS encoding thioredoxin family protein, producing the protein MQTLEQDNLQEIVAGNKKVVVQYMASWCGNCRVMKPKFKKLASENEDTIFILADAEKYPESRKLATVDNLPTFATFKDGAFVNQVQTNKFENLKDLVHEVTSN; encoded by the coding sequence ATGCAAACACTAGAACAAGATAACCTACAAGAGATTGTAGCAGGAAATAAAAAAGTAGTGGTCCAATACATGGCGAGCTGGTGCGGTAACTGTCGCGTGATGAAGCCTAAGTTCAAGAAACTGGCTAGCGAGAACGAAGACACGATCTTTATCCTTGCAGATGCAGAAAAGTATCCAGAATCCAGAAAACTGGCGACGGTAGATAACCTACCTACGTTTGCCACTTTCAAGGATGGTGCGTTTGTGAACCAAGTACAGACCAACAAATTTGAAAATCTTAAAGACCTCGTACATGAAGTTACCAGTAATTAG
- a CDS encoding peroxiredoxin has protein sequence MAIVGRKFPDLTVNAMNEMGDTFQINVLEEARNNNKKVLLFWYPKDFTFVCPTELHAFQEALPEFEKRNTLIIGASCDTAEVHFAWLNTPKDDGGIEGITYPLIADSNRNLSTMLDILDADEEYNDDLEGYLLKGDNVSFRATYLIDEEGTVFHEGVNHMPVGRNVNEFLRMIDAYTHVQKNGEVCPANWEEGKDAMKADRLATAAYLSQN, from the coding sequence ATGGCTATAGTAGGCAGAAAATTTCCAGACTTGACAGTAAACGCGATGAATGAAATGGGTGACACCTTTCAAATCAACGTGCTGGAAGAGGCAAGAAACAACAACAAAAAAGTATTATTATTCTGGTATCCAAAGGATTTCACCTTTGTATGTCCAACAGAACTTCACGCTTTCCAAGAAGCATTACCTGAATTTGAAAAAAGAAACACCTTAATTATAGGTGCATCTTGTGATACTGCAGAGGTTCACTTTGCATGGTTGAATACGCCAAAAGATGACGGTGGTATTGAAGGAATCACATATCCACTTATCGCAGACTCCAATCGTAATCTATCTACAATGCTAGACATCCTAGATGCAGATGAGGAGTACAACGATGACCTTGAAGGATATTTGTTGAAGGGTGATAACGTATCATTCCGCGCGACATATTTGATCGATGAAGAAGGAACGGTATTTCATGAAGGTGTGAACCACATGCCTGTAGGACGTAACGTAAATGAATTCCTAAGAATGATAGATGCGTACACACACGTACAGAAAAACGGTGAGGTATGTCCAGCAAACTGGGAAGAAGGTAAAGATGCCATGAAGGCAGATCGTCTAGCGACTGCAGCGTACTTGTCCCAAAACTAA
- a CDS encoding patatin-like phospholipase family protein, translated as MRALVISGGGSKGAFAGGVAQYLIQELKYDYDLYIGTSTGSLLISHLALKKIDKIKQVYTSVNQKSIFSDSPFLIKRDKFNHQEISINHWNVLRRFLKGKKTFGESKNLLKLIKEVFTEEEFSELKTSHKDIVITVSNLSSHETQYKSIKDFSYEDFCDWIWISCNYVPFMSIVYKEGCEWADGGFGSMVPIKEAIDRGATTVDVIVLETEVNYLNNLPSTNAFSLLTNLHGFMMDRIEKQNIAIGKFAANNKNAIINMYYTPTVLTTNSLVFNKQKMTKWWESGYNYAAQKNMDLNEIKPHED; from the coding sequence TTGCACAGTATCTTATCCAAGAACTCAAATACGACTATGATCTCTACATAGGGACCAGTACGGGCAGCTTGCTTATCTCGCATCTCGCATTAAAAAAGATCGACAAGATCAAGCAAGTATATACGAGTGTGAACCAGAAATCCATCTTCAGCGATTCACCGTTTTTGATCAAAAGGGACAAATTCAACCACCAGGAAATAAGCATCAATCACTGGAATGTATTACGCCGTTTTCTTAAGGGAAAGAAAACCTTTGGCGAGAGCAAAAACCTGCTCAAATTGATCAAAGAAGTTTTTACGGAAGAAGAATTTAGCGAACTCAAAACATCGCATAAAGACATCGTGATCACGGTATCTAATCTTAGCTCGCATGAGACGCAATACAAGTCCATCAAGGATTTTTCCTATGAAGATTTTTGCGATTGGATCTGGATTTCCTGCAATTACGTTCCTTTTATGAGCATCGTTTACAAGGAAGGTTGTGAGTGGGCAGACGGCGGTTTTGGCAGCATGGTGCCCATCAAGGAAGCTATTGATCGAGGTGCCACGACTGTAGATGTGATCGTTTTGGAAACTGAGGTCAATTATTTGAACAATTTACCGTCCACAAATGCCTTTTCCCTGTTGACTAACCTACACGGTTTCATGATGGATCGCATCGAGAAGCAGAATATCGCCATCGGTAAATTTGCTGCAAACAACAAAAACGCGATCATCAATATGTACTACACGCCTACGGTTTTGACGACCAACTCGCTGGTCTTTAATAAACAAAAAATGACCAAATGGTGGGAAAGCGGTTACAATTATGCCGCTCAGAAAAACATGGATCTCAACGAGATCAAACCACACGAGGATTAA